Proteins from a genomic interval of Streptomyces sp. Tu6071:
- a CDS encoding bifunctional DNA primase/polymerase, translating to MDRDPTPLALALAAAAHGYAVFPLGRTKRPALPSPHRSAVPPVTGALPLAPGALPPASGAVPPTPGPLPAPAAPCRGACGLPGHGVYDASTEPAVIRALFTRAPRASGYGIACGLAPYHLIGLDLDTKHGADPLRALALLGARHGFVLPATVRVATPSGGAHLWLSAPAGLTVRNSASRLAPGIDVRGTGGYLVGPGSRTTRGVYRFLPGAPPGPPRPAPAPAALLRLLAPPRRPVPFAMHGHPADPDRTAEALLRFVRASLPGERDSRLYWAACRAGEHGLASGVLAARLVAAAHATGLPPHEAARTIASAFTRTAPRLTPGGTRPPAPERGP from the coding sequence ATGGATCGCGATCCCACCCCGCTCGCGCTCGCCCTTGCCGCCGCGGCCCACGGCTACGCCGTCTTCCCGCTCGGCCGCACGAAACGCCCCGCGCTCCCCTCACCCCACCGCTCCGCGGTCCCACCGGTTACCGGAGCACTCCCCCTTGCCCCTGGGGCACTGCCTCCTGCCTCCGGGGCAGTCCCACCTACCCCTGGGCCGCTCCCCGCTCCCGCCGCCCCCTGCCGGGGCGCCTGCGGTCTTCCCGGGCACGGCGTTTACGACGCGAGCACCGAACCGGCCGTGATCCGTGCCCTGTTCACCCGCGCGCCCCGGGCCTCCGGCTACGGCATCGCGTGCGGTCTCGCCCCGTACCACCTGATCGGACTCGACCTCGACACGAAGCACGGCGCCGATCCCCTGCGCGCGCTCGCGCTGCTCGGCGCCCGCCACGGCTTCGTGCTCCCGGCCACCGTCCGCGTCGCGACACCGAGCGGCGGCGCACACTTGTGGCTCTCCGCACCCGCGGGGCTGACGGTGCGCAATTCGGCGAGCAGGCTCGCGCCTGGGATCGATGTCCGGGGCACGGGCGGCTACTTGGTGGGCCCCGGCTCCCGTACCACCCGCGGCGTCTACCGCTTTCTGCCCGGGGCCCCGCCGGGCCCGCCCCGCCCGGCGCCGGCCCCGGCGGCGCTGCTCCGCCTCCTCGCACCCCCGCGCCGCCCGGTCCCGTTCGCAATGCACGGGCACCCCGCCGACCCGGACCGGACCGCCGAGGCCCTGCTGCGCTTCGTCCGCGCCTCGCTTCCCGGCGAACGCGACAGCCGACTTTACTGGGCCGCGTGCCGTGCCGGCGAGCACGGCCTCGCGAGCGGAGTACTCGCCGCCCGACTCGTCGCGGCGGCCCACGCCACGGGGCTCCCGCCGCACGAGGCCGCCCGTACGATCGCGTCCGCCTTCACCCGTACCGCACCGCGCCTCACACCCGGCGGCACGCGGCCACCGGCACCGGAACGGGGGCCGTAG
- a CDS encoding (Fe-S)-binding protein: MRIGLFATCLGDTMFPDAVSATAVLLTRLGHEVVFPPGQTCCGQMHVNTGYQREPVPLVRNFAEQFGDPSLDAVVMPSGSCAGSVRHQHEIVAERYGDAALRQGVATVKAKTYELSELLVDVLGVTGVGAWFPYRVTYHPTCHSLRMLRVGEKPLRLLRAVEDLDLVELPEADACCGFGGTFAVKNADTSSAMLQDKVGNVTATGADVCTAGDSSCLLHIGGGLSRVRAGTRTLHLAQILASTRTTPYVLPGVPPTARATPTSPRASTTPAATTPEVTR; this comes from the coding sequence ATGCGCATCGGACTCTTCGCCACCTGCCTCGGCGACACGATGTTCCCCGACGCCGTCTCCGCGACGGCCGTGCTGCTCACGCGGCTCGGCCACGAGGTCGTCTTCCCTCCCGGGCAGACGTGCTGCGGGCAGATGCACGTCAACACCGGCTACCAGCGCGAACCCGTCCCCCTTGTGCGCAACTTCGCCGAGCAGTTCGGCGATCCCTCGCTCGACGCCGTCGTGATGCCCTCGGGCTCCTGTGCCGGCTCCGTGCGCCACCAGCACGAGATCGTCGCCGAGCGCTACGGCGACGCCGCGCTCCGGCAGGGCGTCGCGACCGTCAAGGCGAAGACGTACGAGCTGTCCGAACTCCTCGTCGACGTGCTCGGCGTGACCGGGGTCGGCGCCTGGTTCCCCTACCGCGTCACGTACCACCCCACCTGCCACTCGCTGCGGATGCTGCGCGTCGGCGAGAAGCCGCTGCGGCTCCTGCGCGCCGTCGAGGACCTGGACCTCGTCGAACTGCCCGAGGCCGACGCCTGCTGCGGCTTCGGCGGCACCTTCGCGGTCAAGAACGCCGACACCTCCTCGGCGATGCTCCAGGACAAGGTCGGCAACGTCACGGCGACGGGCGCGGACGTCTGCACTGCGGGCGACTCCTCCTGTCTCCTGCACATCGGCGGCGGCCTCTCCCGCGTCCGGGCCGGTACGCGCACCCTCCACCTCGCGCAGATCCTCGCCTCGACCCGCACGACCCCGTACGTCCTGCCGGGCGTCCCGCCCACCGCGCGCGCGACCCCGACGAGCCCGCGCGCGAGCACGACCCCCGCCGCGACCACCCCGGAGGTGACCCGATGA
- a CDS encoding SigE family RNA polymerase sigma factor translates to MADRDRAAARTIAEHAATARKAEARRPEARTNPEPAPGTAPQPRLARARARSPRTAPALPLTFESYVRARGAGLLRTARSLTPNPYDAEDLLQTALAKTFSAWERIEDHGAVDGYVRRALVNTRTSQWRKRRVDEYSCAELPEPEPLPATDPAEAQAMRDAMWHAVLRLPARQRAMVTLRYYEDLSEAQTAEVLGVSVGTVKSAVSRALAKLREDRELVLLR, encoded by the coding sequence GTGGCGGACCGCGACCGCGCCGCCGCCCGCACCATCGCGGAGCACGCGGCAACGGCCCGTAAGGCGGAGGCCCGTAGGCCCGAGGCCCGTACGAACCCGGAGCCGGCTCCGGGCACCGCGCCCCAGCCCCGCCTCGCGCGCGCCCGCGCCCGTTCCCCGCGCACCGCGCCCGCCCTCCCCCTCACCTTCGAGTCCTACGTGCGGGCCCGGGGAGCGGGACTGCTGCGGACCGCGCGGTCGCTGACGCCGAACCCGTACGACGCGGAGGACCTGCTCCAGACCGCGCTGGCGAAGACGTTCAGTGCCTGGGAGCGGATCGAGGACCACGGAGCGGTGGACGGGTACGTGCGCCGGGCGCTCGTCAACACGCGGACCTCGCAGTGGCGCAAGCGGCGCGTCGACGAGTACTCGTGCGCGGAGCTTCCCGAGCCCGAGCCGCTGCCCGCGACCGATCCGGCGGAGGCGCAGGCGATGCGCGACGCGATGTGGCACGCGGTGCTGCGGCTTCCGGCGCGGCAACGGGCGATGGTCACCTTGCGGTACTACGAGGACCTGAGCGAGGCGCAGACGGCGGAGGTGCTCGGCGTCTCCGTGGGAACGGTCAAGAGCGCCGTCTCCCGCGCCCTCGCCAAACTCCGCGAGGACCGCGAACTGGTCCTCCTCCGCTGA
- a CDS encoding histone deacetylase, translated as MNEVRTLEPWVGAPGSAVDRVWYVSYGSNMRLARFLAYVRGGRAEGGALEHPGCRDPEPPRAWAALELRGRLYFATESLIWGGGRAFLEPPDEAGGGRTGPGDSGTDPGAGRADLDDGRPGLGAGRIAVSTARIAVGTGRVFARAYDVSREQFADVAAQEMYRAPGDGPGLETVLAGGERAVRCGPGRYETLLCLGALDGRPALTFTAPWRAADVAPNPPSERYLAQLAGGLGEAGAWSAAVIRAYLAAAAAV; from the coding sequence ATGAACGAGGTGCGGACGCTGGAGCCCTGGGTGGGCGCTCCGGGGAGCGCTGTCGACCGGGTCTGGTACGTCAGTTACGGCTCCAATATGCGGCTCGCCCGCTTCCTTGCCTATGTACGGGGCGGCCGGGCCGAAGGCGGGGCGCTGGAGCACCCGGGGTGCCGTGACCCCGAACCCCCACGCGCCTGGGCCGCCCTGGAGTTGCGCGGACGGCTGTACTTCGCGACGGAATCGCTGATCTGGGGCGGTGGACGCGCGTTCTTGGAGCCGCCGGACGAAGCGGGTGGCGGGCGGACGGGCCCCGGCGACAGCGGGACGGACCCCGGCGCGGGGCGAGCGGACTTGGACGACGGGCGGCCGGGCCTCGGTGCGGGACGGATCGCCGTGAGTACGGCACGGATCGCCGTCGGTACGGGTCGGGTGTTCGCGCGGGCCTACGACGTGAGCCGGGAGCAGTTCGCGGACGTAGCCGCGCAGGAGATGTACCGGGCGCCGGGCGACGGTCCCGGGCTGGAGACCGTGCTCGCTGGCGGAGAGCGCGCGGTGCGCTGCGGCCCCGGGCGCTACGAGACGCTGCTCTGTCTCGGCGCGCTCGACGGACGCCCCGCACTCACCTTCACGGCGCCGTGGCGAGCGGCCGACGTGGCGCCGAACCCTCCCTCGGAGCGCTACCTGGCGCAGTTGGCAGGGGGGTTGGGCGAGGCGGGAGCGTGGAGCGCGGCCGTGATTCGCGCGTACTTGGCGGCGGCAGCGGCGGTGTAA
- a CDS encoding glycoside hydrolase domain-containing protein produces the protein MRRLAGPVPLRLSVLSSVLLLLFGGSSPAFGADGPSWSARGVATFAGRAFDACSAPPLATMRAWGASPYRAVGVYVGGRARACPQPELNAGWLRGVRGLGWSVLPLYVGSQAPCVQAANKKKYRLGEDPMGTGTEEGRDAVRAARELGIAARSPLYLDVEAYDERRAECAAAVLSFVRAWDRAVTAEGYVPGFYSSADSGVAQLERERRAGTADLPEVMWFAHWTGRASLDAPEVLAPQAWTPQRRIHQYEGNVTETYGGQALSIDRNQVDAPVATLG, from the coding sequence ATGCGACGACTTGCGGGACCGGTCCCGCTTCGGCTGAGCGTCCTGAGTTCCGTCCTCCTTCTCCTCTTCGGAGGTTCCTCTCCCGCTTTCGGCGCGGACGGGCCCTCGTGGTCGGCGCGCGGGGTCGCGACCTTCGCCGGGCGCGCCTTCGACGCGTGCTCCGCGCCGCCGCTCGCGACGATGCGGGCATGGGGGGCCTCGCCCTACCGGGCCGTGGGCGTGTATGTCGGCGGGCGGGCACGCGCCTGCCCGCAGCCGGAGCTGAACGCGGGCTGGCTGCGCGGGGTGCGGGGCCTCGGCTGGTCGGTGCTGCCGCTCTACGTCGGCTCGCAGGCGCCCTGCGTGCAGGCCGCGAACAAGAAGAAGTACCGCCTGGGCGAGGACCCGATGGGCACCGGGACGGAGGAGGGACGCGACGCGGTACGGGCGGCGCGGGAGCTGGGGATCGCCGCGCGCAGTCCGCTGTACCTGGACGTGGAGGCGTACGACGAGCGGCGGGCGGAGTGCGCGGCGGCCGTGCTCTCCTTCGTGCGCGCGTGGGACCGGGCGGTCACCGCGGAGGGATACGTGCCGGGGTTCTACAGCAGCGCGGATTCCGGGGTGGCGCAGTTGGAACGGGAGCGGCGGGCCGGAACGGCGGACCTGCCGGAGGTGATGTGGTTCGCGCACTGGACGGGAAGGGCCTCGCTCGACGCGCCGGAGGTGCTGGCGCCGCAGGCGTGGACGCCGCAGCGGCGCATCCACCAGTACGAGGGGAACGTGACGGAGACGTACGGCGGACAGGCGCTCTCGATCGACCGGAACCAGGTGGACGCGCCGGTCGCGACGCTGGGCTGA
- a CDS encoding long-chain fatty acid--CoA ligase, producing MLSTMQETPLLISRILEHGRRIHGRSTVTTWTGEAEPHRRTFAEIGDRAAQLAHALREELGVTRESVVGTLMWNNAEHVEAYFALPSMGAVLHTLNLRLPAAQLAWIVRHAEDKVIIANGTVLPLLAPLLPQLPKVEHVVVSGAGDRSVLEGTGVRVHEYEELLAGRPTTYDWPELDEREAAALCYTSGTTGDPKGVLYSHRSVYLHSMQVNMTQSMGLTDRDTSLVVVPQFHVNAWGLPHATFMTGVNMLMPDRFLQPAPLAEMIESEHPTHAAAVPTIWQGLLAELTAKTRDVSSLGQVTIGGSACPPALMEAFDRLGMRVCHAWGMTETSPLGTVARPPAGADSPEEEWRYRLTQGRFPAGVEPRLIGPNGDVLPWDGESAGELEVRGSWIAGAYFGGTGKEPVRPEDKFSPDGWLRTGDVGVISADGFLTLTDRAKDVVKSGGEWISSVALENEIMAHPDVAEAAVIAVPDEKWGERPLATVVLKEGAAAGPAELRAFLAERVAKWQLPERWSVIESVPKTSVGKFDKKVLRARYAEDGLDVTVL from the coding sequence GTGCTGAGCACGATGCAAGAGACCCCGCTTCTGATCAGCAGGATTCTGGAGCACGGGCGGAGGATTCACGGGCGTTCGACCGTGACGACGTGGACCGGGGAGGCCGAGCCGCACCGCCGTACCTTCGCCGAGATCGGCGACCGGGCCGCCCAGCTCGCCCACGCCCTGCGCGAGGAACTCGGCGTCACCCGCGAGAGCGTCGTCGGCACGCTCATGTGGAACAACGCCGAGCACGTCGAGGCGTACTTCGCGCTTCCGTCCATGGGCGCGGTCCTGCACACCCTCAACCTCCGCCTGCCCGCCGCGCAGCTCGCCTGGATCGTCCGGCACGCCGAGGACAAGGTGATCATCGCGAACGGCACGGTGCTGCCGCTCCTGGCACCGCTGCTGCCGCAGCTGCCGAAGGTCGAGCACGTCGTGGTGTCCGGCGCGGGCGACCGCTCCGTGCTCGAAGGGACCGGGGTGCGCGTCCACGAGTACGAGGAACTGCTCGCGGGCCGTCCGACCACGTACGACTGGCCGGAGCTCGACGAACGCGAGGCCGCGGCGCTCTGCTACACCTCCGGCACGACGGGCGACCCGAAGGGCGTGCTCTACTCCCACCGGTCCGTCTACCTGCACTCGATGCAGGTCAACATGACGCAGTCCATGGGCCTGACCGATCGCGACACGAGCCTCGTGGTCGTGCCGCAGTTCCACGTCAACGCCTGGGGACTGCCGCACGCCACCTTCATGACCGGCGTGAACATGCTCATGCCGGACCGCTTCCTCCAGCCCGCACCGCTCGCCGAGATGATCGAGTCCGAGCACCCCACGCACGCGGCGGCGGTCCCGACGATCTGGCAGGGGCTGCTCGCCGAGCTGACGGCGAAGACGCGCGACGTCAGCTCGCTGGGCCAGGTGACGATCGGCGGTTCGGCGTGCCCGCCCGCGCTCATGGAGGCGTTCGACCGGCTCGGGATGCGGGTCTGTCACGCCTGGGGCATGACGGAGACCTCGCCGCTCGGCACCGTGGCGCGTCCCCCGGCCGGGGCGGACAGCCCGGAGGAGGAGTGGCGCTACCGGCTCACGCAGGGACGTTTTCCCGCCGGGGTCGAGCCGCGGCTCATCGGGCCGAACGGGGACGTACTGCCGTGGGACGGGGAGTCGGCCGGTGAGCTGGAGGTACGCGGCTCGTGGATCGCGGGCGCGTACTTCGGCGGCACGGGCAAGGAGCCGGTGCGGCCCGAGGACAAGTTCAGCCCGGACGGCTGGCTGCGCACGGGGGACGTCGGCGTCATCTCGGCGGACGGCTTCCTCACTCTCACCGACCGTGCCAAGGACGTCGTGAAGTCCGGCGGCGAGTGGATCTCCAGCGTGGCGCTGGAGAACGAGATCATGGCGCACCCGGACGTCGCCGAGGCGGCGGTCATCGCGGTGCCGGACGAGAAGTGGGGCGAGCGCCCGCTCGCGACGGTCGTCCTCAAGGAGGGCGCCGCGGCGGGCCCGGCCGAGTTGCGCGCCTTCCTCGCGGAGCGCGTCGCGAAGTGGCAGCTTCCCGAGCGCTGGTCGGTGATCGAGTCGGTGCCGAAGACGAGCGTCGGCAAGTTCGACAAGAAGGTGCTGCGAGCGCGGTACGCGGAGGACGGGCTCGACGTCACGGTGCTCTGA
- a CDS encoding L-lactate permease yields the protein MASLLTALAATGTGPASGAPVPEPAASGLPAPGTATSGLPLASYTPDVHAVGGSLAGTALLGLVPLAVFFVLLMVVRRSAFQAALGALVTALLVGILGMGMPVRLGLLSASQGLLNGLFPIMLIVVAALWFYELTVVSGRFEDLRRCFNAVGRGDLRIQAMLIAFCFGGLLEALAGFGAPVAITAAMLMALGLPKLKSAITVLVANTAPVAFGAMAIPVTTAGNLTGIPPEDIAAVIGRQSPLLALFVPLLLLTLVDGRRGLRQLWPVAVVVGLVFAVAQYWCSAHFAYELTDVVASLAGFVAGVLMLRRWQPRTPDDQRSQVEAERLPARRVTLAVLPYVLVIAIFAVAKIHVGGFDMPDILSVATLRWEWPGLYGEILTPDGKPSTSAVYSLDVLANPGTLLIISGILVTLVYSLVKDRDQYPMSAALSVRTAGRTLVTLRGAIATVATVLMLSYVMNQSGQTVAIGTWLAAAGGAFAFLSPILGWLGTAVTGSDTSANALFATLQQTAGHQAGIDPTLLVGANSSGGVVGKLVSPQNLTIAATAVEEPGSERVLLRKVAKYSLAMLLVLCVLVYLQSTAVLSWMLP from the coding sequence GTGGCCTCCCTGCTGACGGCCCTCGCGGCCACGGGTACCGGACCCGCCTCCGGTGCCCCGGTCCCGGAACCGGCCGCCTCCGGCCTCCCGGCGCCGGGTACCGCGACGTCCGGCCTCCCCCTGGCCTCGTACACCCCGGACGTGCACGCCGTCGGCGGCAGCCTCGCCGGGACCGCGCTGCTCGGGCTCGTCCCGCTCGCGGTCTTCTTCGTGCTCCTCATGGTCGTGCGCCGCTCCGCCTTCCAGGCGGCCCTCGGAGCACTGGTCACCGCGCTGCTCGTCGGCATCCTCGGTATGGGCATGCCGGTCCGGCTCGGCCTGCTCTCCGCGAGCCAGGGCCTGCTCAACGGCCTCTTCCCGATCATGCTCATCGTCGTCGCGGCCCTCTGGTTCTACGAACTCACCGTCGTCAGCGGCCGTTTCGAGGACCTGAGGCGCTGCTTCAACGCGGTCGGGCGCGGGGACCTCCGCATCCAGGCGATGCTCATCGCCTTCTGCTTCGGCGGCCTGCTCGAAGCGCTCGCCGGTTTCGGCGCGCCCGTCGCGATCACCGCCGCGATGCTCATGGCCCTCGGCCTGCCCAAGCTCAAGTCCGCGATCACCGTGCTCGTCGCCAACACCGCGCCCGTCGCCTTCGGCGCCATGGCGATCCCGGTCACGACGGCCGGGAACCTCACCGGCATCCCGCCGGAGGACATCGCCGCCGTCATCGGACGGCAGAGCCCGCTGCTCGCGCTCTTCGTGCCGCTGCTGCTCCTCACCCTCGTCGACGGCAGGCGCGGGCTCCGTCAGCTCTGGCCCGTCGCGGTCGTCGTCGGCCTCGTCTTCGCCGTCGCCCAGTACTGGTGCTCGGCGCACTTCGCCTACGAGCTCACCGATGTCGTCGCCTCCCTCGCCGGCTTCGTCGCGGGCGTGCTGATGCTGCGCCGGTGGCAACCGCGCACGCCGGACGACCAGCGCTCCCAGGTCGAGGCGGAGCGACTGCCCGCCCGCCGCGTGACGCTCGCGGTGCTCCCGTACGTCCTCGTCATCGCGATCTTCGCCGTCGCCAAGATCCACGTCGGCGGCTTCGACATGCCCGACATCCTCAGCGTCGCGACCCTCAGGTGGGAGTGGCCGGGGCTGTACGGCGAGATCCTCACCCCGGACGGCAAGCCGTCGACGAGCGCGGTCTACTCGCTCGACGTGCTCGCCAACCCGGGCACGCTGCTGATCATCTCGGGCATCCTCGTGACGCTCGTCTACAGCCTGGTCAAGGACAGGGACCAGTACCCGATGTCGGCGGCGCTCAGTGTGCGCACCGCGGGGCGCACGCTCGTCACCCTGCGCGGCGCGATCGCCACGGTCGCGACCGTGCTGATGCTCAGCTACGTCATGAACCAGTCGGGCCAGACGGTCGCGATCGGTACGTGGCTCGCGGCGGCGGGCGGCGCCTTCGCCTTCCTCTCGCCGATCCTCGGCTGGCTGGGCACGGCCGTCACCGGCTCCGACACCTCCGCCAACGCGCTCTTCGCGACGCTCCAGCAGACGGCGGGCCACCAGGCGGGCATCGACCCGACCCTCCTCGTCGGTGCCAACTCCTCCGGCGGCGTCGTCGGCAAGCTCGTCAGCCCGCAGAACCTCACGATCGCCGCGACGGCGGTCGAGGAGCCGGGCAGCGAACGCGTCCTGCTCCGCAAGGTCGCCAAGTACAGCCTCGCGATGCTGCTCGTGCTGTGTGTGCTGGTGTATCTCCAGTCCACGGCCGTGCTGTCATGGATGCTGCCCTGA
- a CDS encoding class I SAM-dependent methyltransferase: protein MVSGWEWDETLFSGAAPYYERGRLPYAPGLAKALAGALRLDGRGRLVDVGCGPGTLTLRLAHLFREVVGVDPDRGMIAEAGRRAAGAGLTGKVRWVRARAEELPAGLGSFTVATFGHSFHWMDQERVARTVRAMLRPGGSLVHVADLKGEVRTHAGLPYPGVPHQEIEELVQRYLGPVRRAGQGVLPDGTPGGERDVLARSGFSAPERHVVPGGQPLDRTDDDLVAWVFSHSSAAPHLFGPRREDFEAELRRLLREISPPGLFSERLPSTEVFVWRREDTFAEPERV from the coding sequence GTGGTTTCCGGCTGGGAGTGGGACGAGACGCTGTTCTCGGGGGCTGCCCCGTACTACGAGCGCGGACGCTTGCCGTACGCGCCGGGGCTCGCGAAGGCGCTCGCGGGCGCGCTGCGCCTGGACGGGCGCGGGCGCCTGGTGGACGTGGGCTGCGGCCCCGGCACGCTGACGCTGCGGCTCGCGCACCTGTTCCGCGAGGTCGTGGGCGTCGACCCGGACCGGGGGATGATCGCGGAGGCCGGGCGGCGCGCCGCGGGCGCTGGGCTCACGGGGAAGGTGCGGTGGGTGCGGGCGCGCGCCGAGGAACTTCCGGCGGGGCTCGGGAGCTTCACGGTGGCGACCTTCGGACACTCCTTCCACTGGATGGACCAGGAACGGGTGGCCCGTACGGTGCGCGCGATGCTGCGGCCGGGGGGCTCGCTCGTGCACGTGGCGGATCTCAAGGGCGAGGTGCGGACGCACGCGGGGCTGCCGTACCCGGGCGTGCCGCACCAGGAGATCGAGGAACTCGTCCAGCGTTACCTCGGGCCCGTGCGCCGCGCGGGACAGGGCGTGCTGCCGGACGGGACGCCGGGCGGCGAGCGCGACGTCCTCGCGCGCTCCGGCTTCTCGGCCCCGGAGCGGCACGTGGTACCCGGTGGCCAGCCCCTTGACCGCACCGATGACGACCTCGTGGCCTGGGTCTTCTCGCATTCCTCGGCCGCCCCGCACCTCTTCGGCCCGCGCCGCGAGGACTTCGAGGCCGAACTGCGCCGCCTGCTCCGTGAGATCTCCCCGCCCGGCCTCTTCTCCGAACGCCTCCCCAGCACGGAGGTGTTCGTGTGGCGGCGCGAGGACACGTTCGCGGAGCCGGAGCGGGTGTGA
- a CDS encoding FadR/GntR family transcriptional regulator — MAAEWRPVRQARTHELVLESIEEQVLAGQLKAGDRLPPERELAPALGVSRSALREALRVLETIGVLVAHSGRGADAGARIVRNPDDALGRLLRLHFGLGSYRLEDVLEARVVLERSSFEAAARQAASEDLDEAADLLARLREPGIEPAEFNELDTAFHVAIARSSGNRLVSTLTAAVRESVRPLILHALEAAEDWPATAAALNAEHTELLRLVRAGEATTAADLAELHIRGFHGTLVKDEPAERGGDADSAR; from the coding sequence ATGGCCGCGGAATGGCGACCGGTGCGGCAGGCGCGTACGCATGAGCTGGTCCTGGAGAGCATCGAGGAACAGGTGCTCGCCGGGCAGCTCAAGGCCGGTGACCGGCTGCCCCCCGAACGCGAACTCGCCCCGGCGCTCGGCGTCTCGCGCTCCGCGCTCCGCGAGGCGCTGCGGGTCCTGGAGACGATCGGCGTGCTCGTCGCCCACTCGGGGCGCGGTGCCGACGCGGGCGCCCGGATCGTACGGAACCCCGACGACGCCCTCGGCCGCCTCCTCCGCTTGCACTTCGGCCTCGGCAGCTACCGCCTGGAGGACGTGCTGGAGGCCCGCGTGGTCCTGGAACGGTCCAGCTTCGAGGCCGCCGCGCGGCAGGCCGCGTCCGAGGATCTCGACGAGGCCGCCGACCTCCTCGCCCGGCTGCGCGAACCCGGCATCGAACCGGCCGAGTTCAACGAGCTGGACACGGCCTTCCACGTCGCGATAGCCCGTTCCTCCGGGAACCGCCTCGTCTCCACGCTCACCGCCGCCGTGCGCGAGTCCGTCCGGCCCCTCATCCTGCACGCCCTCGAAGCGGCCGAGGACTGGCCCGCCACCGCCGCCGCGCTCAACGCGGAGCACACCGAACTGCTCCGCCTCGTCCGCGCCGGGGAGGCCACGACCGCCGCCGATCTCGCCGAGCTCCACATCCGCGGCTTCCACGGCACGCTGGTGAAGGATGAACCGGCCGAGCGCGGCGGCGACGCGGACAGCGCGCGGTGA